The sequence below is a genomic window from Pleurocapsa sp. PCC 7327.
ACGGCTGCGATCGCAACAAAAATTAAGTCCAAATTATCGCTGAGACTAGAAATTTTAATGCGATCGCCAATCAGTAAAAAAACGATTGAATTGACAAAAAAGGCTAAAAACTCCCAAAATTCCGAAACCAGCAAGCGAGTGCGCGGATTCATGCCGACTCTTGAGCCAAAATTGCCTAAAATAAGACCGACGGTGACAACGCCAATAACTCCCGAACCGCCTAATTCTTCGGTAATTAAATAGGTGCCGTAGGCAGAGACGAGCGTTAAAGATTGTTCGACGAGGGGGAGATCGAGTCGCTGAGTAAGATAGGAAATGCCAAACCCAACCAGACATCCCATGCCTACCCCTATCCCAGCAAAAGTAAAGAAGCGGGCGAGCGTTGTTTCAACTGAAAAGTCTTGGGTTCCTTGTACGATTTCTACCAATAAAACGAAAATCACGACGGCTACGCCATCATTAAATAAACTTTCTCCCTCCATCAAAACCGATAATTGTTTTCCGGCACCGACTTCCCGAAAGAGAGCGACGACAGAAACCGGATCGGTAGTTGAAAGACTCGCTCCTACTAATAGAGCGGTCATTAAAGATAAAGCCGTGAATTGATTGAGGGCAAAAGCAACGCCAACGACGGAAATAATTACACCAAAAATGGCAAAGAGAGTGATAGGAAACCAATTTTCTTTTAAATCTCGCCAGCGGACATTCCAGGCAGCTTCAAATAATAAAGGAGGAAGAAAGATTTCTAAAATTAATTCTGGGGAAAGATTGACTAAACGAATGTCTATGAAAGCTAAAACGAGTCCGACTATTACTAACAATAATGTATAAGGAATTTTGCGAACCCAACTAAAAATTCGCGATACGGTAGCGACGCTTAATGAAACTGACAAAACGATTAAAAATTGTTCTAAATTTTGTTTGATAGCTAGATCGACTGTGGACTCTATGCTCATTCGATAATCCTAGATAATTTTTAGTAGCACGCCGCTCGATTGGATGCGATAAATAGCATTTGGAAATAGATTAAACGCATTACTTCCAGTTAAAAAAAGTAGTTGAAAGAGCGATCGAGATCGCTTGAATATGTGATTTCGATCGCAGTTTTTGAGATATCTCGGTCATAGTTGGTGTTTGCCTGCGAACTACAATAAAAACAAGATAAAAGCGACAGTCAAAATGGTTAAGTCATCTAACGAACCCTTACAGCCAAATCCTTTTACGACCTATCGAGATCCAAAGACGGGTCTATGGGTTGTTGTCAAAGCAACATCTTTTTCTGAGCCTCACCCTAGCTCGAACTCAGAAGAAGATCGCAAAACCCACAACCATGAATTATTGCTTTCCCAAGCGGGAAAAGTCCAGTCCTAGCCCAACCGATTCATCTATAATCTCACTTCCTGGCGCTTAGTTGCGTTTTATCGTCCAGAAAGGAAAAGTTTGACTGGGATTGATAGTCACTCCAGCAATGTCATTTTGAGCAAAAGCATAGTCTTTCGTTTGCCAAAGGGGAATGTAGGGAACGTCGCGGGCAAGAATTTCCTGAATTTCAGCAAAGATTGCCTTTCGTTTTTGAGGATTTTGTTCTTGTCGCTGCCGTTCGATTAATTGGTTGACGCGATCGCTATAGTAAGAGGAACCCTGATTTTGAGAGCCTCCCTCCTCGCACCCTTTGGCTTCGGTTCCCTTAGCGCAGTGCAGCAGGGGATAGACATAGTTATCAGCATCTAAAAAATCGGGATACCAATTAGAAAAAGAGATTTGATAAATGCCTTGACTGACGTAACCAAAAAAGGCAGTTCTGGCAATGCTATTCGGTTCGAATTGGATTGCCCCGTCTAAATCGCGTTTGGCGATCGCTTTGAGGATAGCAGCTACGATGCTGAAAGGAAGCGAACTCGAAGAGTGCCAAAGTTCTACCGTCACCGGATTTTGAGCCGAGTATCCCGCTTCGGCTAGTAGTTGTTTGACTGCCGCTAGATTGGCATCGCCGTAGGTTTTTTCAAATACTGGCTTATAAACATCAAACGTCTTGGGAATTAGGCTATAGACGGGTTCTCCCCGTCCCTGCAAGACTCGCTCGATCAGAAACGGGCGATCGATTAAAGCCGCGATCGCTTCTCGAACGGCTCTTTGTTTTATCGGTTCGAGATTGAGATTGAGCGCCATAAAATTGACGGCACCGCCCAATGTTTCAATCGCTTGCCAGTTGCCGCTAGCCGCGCCCTCTTGCAGCTTTCTAATCTGTTGGGGAGCGAGAGATTGATAAGCTACATCGACAGCCTTGCTACGGAAGGCATTATACAAGTTTGCCTCATTGCCTGCATAGATTTGCAGGTTAATCCCCTTATTATTAGGTTTTTCTCCCCAGTAGCGATCGAAGGCTTCTAGGCGCACCGAATCGTTTCTGTAGCGCGCCAACCGATAGGGACCCGTGCCGACAAATTTAGTGGGATTAAATTTCTCCTGCCCGATTTCATAGGCTTTGGGAGAAACGGCACAAGCGCCGGGAAAAGCTAGCAGTGAGGGAAAAGCTGCAAACGGTCGTTTGAGTTTGATGGTCAGTTCGCGTTCTCCCGTTGCTTCTATTTTTTCAACGGTATCTGCCAATAAGAAAGAGGGTTCGCCGCCATTTTCGATGAAGCGTTTGAGAGAAAACGCCATCGCTTCGGCGTTAAAAGGCGTTCCATCGTGAAAAATAACGCCCTGCCGCAGGGGGATGGTGTAAGTCAAGCCGTCCTCGCTGACTTTGGGCATTGCCGTCGCTAATTGAGGCTTTAATTTGGGAGTACCGAGTTCATAAGTATAGAGGGTATCGCTGAGGTTATAGATAACCATCAATCCAGCTAGTTCGTAACTGTCAGCAGGATCGAGAGTGCGGGGTTGTAGCGTCGTGCCGATAGTGATGCGATCGCGATTGTTGACCGCCACCTGCGTGGGAAGAGAACTTTGCTCTCGATTGCAGCCAACCGCTAGGGCAAAACAGAGCAAGCATAAACTGAAAAGTCGTCCTAGCTTGCGCCACCGCTTTGAGGAAAAAAGGAACCAGTTAATTTTCATCTATCGTGTTACTGCGACTGTTTCGCTCGGTTATCCCTATCGAAAAATAATAAAACGTGAGTTCGATAAGGTTAAAAGACGGCAGGAGGAAGGGCTGGTAAGCCTGAGGGTTCTAAATCGAGAGAAGGTTTTTTGGGTAGGTAAGTGTAAGCTATCAATCCAGCTAAGAGATTGACTAGAAAATTCCAAACACTTCGGTGTCTCGAATGCTCGATTTGAGAAATGTTCTTGAGTTGGTCATTGACGGTTTCAATCAAGGCTCGTTTACGCAACAAAATTTTGTCGATTAACCGCACTAACTGCTGTTTCATCTTTTTCTTGCGTCGTGTAATCAGTTCGAGTCCTCGCTGGTAAAGTTGCTCAAATAGCTCTTGAGAAATATAACCGCGATCGCCAAATAACTTACCAATCAGATCTTGAGTTAAGTCAGGTACAGGCTTACGGTCGTCAGTATTACCTGGGGTTAACTTAAAAGCCAGCAACTCGCCTCGTTGGTTAATAATTAGGTGCAGCTTAAACCCATAGTGCCAACCGACAGAGTTTTTGCCCCAGCCCACCAAACCTTCAAACACACGATGGCTCTTGGAACGGCAAGGATGACATACCTCGATTGGGGTCGAATCAATGAATGAAATGCCAGTTACTTCTCCTCGACGGGTCTGTACAAAGTAGCACAACAGCATCAACGACCAAGGCATCAATTCCACAAAACGAGTATAACTGACCAGATGAGGAAAAGCTTTGCGCCAGCCCGGTAGAACTTGTCGTAGGTAAAATTCTTTGAAGGTACGATAGCCAGAGCCATGAAAAGCAATCACAATCGTCATTACTTCACTCAAGCTTAAACGAGAGCGACACAATCGTTCCCCACTCTGAGCCGTCAATAGAGGGATTGAAAGCCAATGTCGTTCAAAAGTTTGATAGAAGTCGTCTACCTCACAAAATATTTGAGTAATATCGAGACGAGATACAATATCTGTCATAGCTGAGATGTCTATAGAGTAAGCATTTTGAGTTTACATCTCAGCTTTTCTTTTGCCTAGATTTTTCCGTCGAACTCACGTTAATAAAGCGCAATGGTTCCCATGTTTTGCGATCGCGGCTAGTTCGATCTCAAATATGAAAGCGCGATCGTCTATTCTCTGCTGTCTAAATACAAACTACCCGCACGCCGATTTGATGAATCGATGCTGCGGTTGGGGGACAACTAAAGCGAGATGCCGAGCGACAGTATTCTGGATAGAAGTCCCACGAACCGCCGCGCAGCAAGCGATAAGCATCCTCAGACTCGGATAGCCAAGCGCTGCCATCAACAGGTGCGCCTTCATAATTATCGTGCCAGCGATCGCTACACCATTCCCAAACATTTCCATGCATATCGTACAAACCAAAGGCATTAGGAGGAAAACTGCCAACTGGAGTTGTTTCTTGGCGATCGAGTTGTGGGGATTCTTGTCGATAAATTCTCCGAGACATATAATTGGCTAACTCTCCCGCGATCGTCTCGCCGAAATAAAAAGGCGTTGTCGTCCCTCCCCGACAAGCATATTCCCATTCCGCTTCGCTGGGAAGCCGATAGGAACGACCCGTTAGACTCGATAAGCGATTGCAAAATTCAACCGCGTCATACCAAGAAACTCTTTCTACCGGGCGATCGTCTCCTTTGAAATAAGAGGGATCTGGGTTGAGAGAGCATCGGACTTTGGGCAGGTTAGCTACCGCTCTCCACTGGGCTTGAGTAATGGGAAACTGGCTCATAAAATAATCACAGAGAATAACTTGATGCTGAGGTTTTTCCCATTCCCGACTGCCTTTTTCGGTTTCGCGACTGCCCATGAGAAAAGTTCCCCCCCGAATCGAAAGCATAGCTAAAGAGATCCCATTACCCAAGTTTTCGCTGAAGTATTGAGCCGTTGCTGGCGTGCGCCGACAGATTTCTCCTTTGATATCGACGTTGACTAGCTCGAACTGGAATGTTTGCAAAGGAGGTAGCGCTACGCTTGCAGTAGATCCCGTAGTTTCTCTCGGCGAAGCGATCGATCGCGCTTCCCTCGATTGTGCTTCTAGAGCGGCTACTCTTTTCTCTAGTTGCGCTAATTTCAAATTGAGGGGAATATCTTGGGTATTATTGAAATATTGAGCGAGAGCGGTAATGAGAAGTTCAGACTTCGATATTTTCAGCGTTTGTGCCTCAATAACCAGCTTTTCATAAAGATTGGGAGGAATTCGCGCACTTACTTGAATGTTACCCATGACAAAAAAAGATCGAGTGTCTTACCTACGATCGTTACTTAACCTTTAAAAAATGAGTGAATATAGAGAACTGAATAGACGATGACCGATAATTGATCAACGGATAATCGAAAATCGAGACTCATGACTCCTCAACAACTCTGGCAACGATACCAAGATTGGCTGTACTATCACGAAAGTTTGGGATTATACCTCGATATCAGCCGGATGCGGTTTGATGAGGGGCTGATAGAAACTTTGAAGCCTAAATTTGCCAAAGCCTTCCAAGACATGGATGCTTTAGAGAAAGGCGCGATCGCGAACCCCGATGAAAACCGCATGGTCGGGCACTACTGGCTGCGCGATCCCGATTTAGCCCCTACCGAAGAGATAAAACAAGAAATCATCCAAACCGTAGAAGCTATTCAAGCTTTTGTTCAAAAAGTTCATGTGGGCGCGATTAAACCGCCACAGGCATTCAAATTTACCGATATCCTCTCCATCGGCATTGGCGGTTCGGCGTTGGGTCCTCAGTTTGTAGCAGAGGCACTCGCGCCAGATTTTCCCCCCATGGCGATTCATTTTTTTGACAACAGCGATCCCGCCGGATTCGATCGCGTTTTAACCCGCCTTAAAGATCGTCTCAACAGCACCCTAGTCATCGTCATCACCAAATCAGGCGGCACTCCCGAAACCCGTAACGGGATGCTAGAAGCAAAAGCGGCTTTCGAGAAACAGGGGCTAAACTTCGCCCAACACGCCGTTGCCATCACCATGCCGGGAAGCAATATGGACAAAGTTGCCAAATCCGAAGGCTGGTTAGCCACCTTTCCCATGTTCGACTGGGTAGGGGGGCGCACTTCAGAACTCTCTGCCGTCGGATTGCTGCCCGCTGCCTTGCAAGGGATCGATATCCGTGCCATGCTTGCTGGCGCGAAAGCAATGGATGCCGCCACCAGAGTCCCCGATCTCAAAACCAATCCCGCTGCCCTGCTTGCTTTGTCCTGGTACTATGCGGGCAATGGCAAGGGAGAAAAGGATATGGTCGTGCTTCCTTACAAGGATAGCCTGTCGCTGTTCAGCCGTTACTTGCAACAGTTAGTTATGGAGTCCTTGGGCAAGGAAAAGGATCTCGATGGCAACACCGTCTATCAAGGAATTGCCGTCTACGGGAACAAAGGTTCGACCGACCAACACGCTTACGTGCAACAATTGCGAGAAGGCGTTCCCAATTTCTTTGTTACCTTTATCGAAGTTCTCAAAGATCGTCAGGGCAACTCCATTGAGTTAGATCCAGGCATTACCTCTGGAGACTATTTATCCGCATTCATCCAGGGAACGAGGGCGGCACTTTACGAAAATCACCGCGATTCGATTACGATTACCATTCCTGAAGTCAACCCTCGCACTGTCGGCGCTGCGATCGCCCTCTACGAACGCGCCGTGGGATTGTATGCTTCCTTGGTCAATATCAATGCTTATCACCAACCGGGAGTAGAAGCAGGCAAGAAAATGGCAGCGTCGATTTTGGAGTTGCAAAAACAAATCATGCAAACTTTGCAGTCGGCAAGCGAACCGCTAGACTTGGCAACTCTCGCCCAAAAAGCAGGTTCTCCTAATGAGATAGAAGCCATCTATAAAATCGTGCGTCATCTAGAAGCCAATCGGCGAGGAGTTATCATGAGTGGCGATCGCGCTAACCCCGGCAGTCTCAAAGTCTCAGCTGGATAAAAAAATTAGAATAAATAAGGACAATTCCTGGAAAGACATTGGGATTGTCCTGCTTGTAGATAGATAATTGGATTCAAAAACTGGCATCAACGCCTAGAACTAAAGTTCTAGGCTCAAAGCTCAGCTCGATGAAAATCGAAAATCGACTGAAATTCCTATTTTAGAAGACTTTTTTGCTCGGCCAGGAAATTAATGACAACAGCAGTTGTTGATTTCTGGCTCAAGGTTTAAGATAACTTTTGAATTAGAAAAACTATTTCCCTCTTAAGTCAGAAGCGCTCGCTTCTGAAAAAAAAATAAGGTCGCCTCATTAGGCAAGAAAAACCTTAAATTTATTGTTTATTAATTATTCCTTTTCTTAAAGAAAATCTTAAACTATCTGTTTTACACTACTTCCAGACAGGTCAGATATCCGGGCTAAAATGATGAATGCACCGCTTGAAGACTCCCTCACCCCTCAAATCCGAGTCGAAGATGATCGCACGGGGTTAAGCATCACAACCCTCAGAAGCGCCTTAGCGGATAATCTCTTCTATATACAAGGGAAGTTTCCCGGAACTGCTACCAAAAATGATTACTACATGGCGCTAGCTTATACGGTACGCGATCGCCTCCTCCAACGCTGGCTCAACACGACCCAAACTTACAGGAAAAATGTCAAAGTCGTTTGTTATCTAAGTGCAGAATTTCTCATCGGACCCCAATTAGTCAACAATCTCATTAACTTGGGGAT
It includes:
- a CDS encoding formylglycine-generating enzyme family protein produces the protein MGNIQVSARIPPNLYEKLVIEAQTLKISKSELLITALAQYFNNTQDIPLNLKLAQLEKRVAALEAQSREARSIASPRETTGSTASVALPPLQTFQFELVNVDIKGEICRRTPATAQYFSENLGNGISLAMLSIRGGTFLMGSRETEKGSREWEKPQHQVILCDYFMSQFPITQAQWRAVANLPKVRCSLNPDPSYFKGDDRPVERVSWYDAVEFCNRLSSLTGRSYRLPSEAEWEYACRGGTTTPFYFGETIAGELANYMSRRIYRQESPQLDRQETTPVGSFPPNAFGLYDMHGNVWEWCSDRWHDNYEGAPVDGSAWLSESEDAYRLLRGGSWDFYPEYCRSASRFSCPPTAASIHQIGVRVVCI
- a CDS encoding IS982 family transposase, producing the protein MTDIVSRLDITQIFCEVDDFYQTFERHWLSIPLLTAQSGERLCRSRLSLSEVMTIVIAFHGSGYRTFKEFYLRQVLPGWRKAFPHLVSYTRFVELMPWSLMLLCYFVQTRRGEVTGISFIDSTPIEVCHPCRSKSHRVFEGLVGWGKNSVGWHYGFKLHLIINQRGELLAFKLTPGNTDDRKPVPDLTQDLIGKLFGDRGYISQELFEQLYQRGLELITRRKKKMKQQLVRLIDKILLRKRALIETVNDQLKNISQIEHSRHRSVWNFLVNLLAGLIAYTYLPKKPSLDLEPSGLPALPPAVF
- a CDS encoding ABC transporter substrate-binding protein, giving the protein MKINWFLFSSKRWRKLGRLFSLCLLCFALAVGCNREQSSLPTQVAVNNRDRITIGTTLQPRTLDPADSYELAGLMVIYNLSDTLYTYELGTPKLKPQLATAMPKVSEDGLTYTIPLRQGVIFHDGTPFNAEAMAFSLKRFIENGGEPSFLLADTVEKIEATGERELTIKLKRPFAAFPSLLAFPGACAVSPKAYEIGQEKFNPTKFVGTGPYRLARYRNDSVRLEAFDRYWGEKPNNKGINLQIYAGNEANLYNAFRSKAVDVAYQSLAPQQIRKLQEGAASGNWQAIETLGGAVNFMALNLNLEPIKQRAVREAIAALIDRPFLIERVLQGRGEPVYSLIPKTFDVYKPVFEKTYGDANLAAVKQLLAEAGYSAQNPVTVELWHSSSSLPFSIVAAILKAIAKRDLDGAIQFEPNSIARTAFFGYVSQGIYQISFSNWYPDFLDADNYVYPLLHCAKGTEAKGCEEGGSQNQGSSYYSDRVNQLIERQRQEQNPQKRKAIFAEIQEILARDVPYIPLWQTKDYAFAQNDIAGVTINPSQTFPFWTIKRN
- a CDS encoding glucose-6-phosphate isomerase, encoding MTPQQLWQRYQDWLYYHESLGLYLDISRMRFDEGLIETLKPKFAKAFQDMDALEKGAIANPDENRMVGHYWLRDPDLAPTEEIKQEIIQTVEAIQAFVQKVHVGAIKPPQAFKFTDILSIGIGGSALGPQFVAEALAPDFPPMAIHFFDNSDPAGFDRVLTRLKDRLNSTLVIVITKSGGTPETRNGMLEAKAAFEKQGLNFAQHAVAITMPGSNMDKVAKSEGWLATFPMFDWVGGRTSELSAVGLLPAALQGIDIRAMLAGAKAMDAATRVPDLKTNPAALLALSWYYAGNGKGEKDMVVLPYKDSLSLFSRYLQQLVMESLGKEKDLDGNTVYQGIAVYGNKGSTDQHAYVQQLREGVPNFFVTFIEVLKDRQGNSIELDPGITSGDYLSAFIQGTRAALYENHRDSITITIPEVNPRTVGAAIALYERAVGLYASLVNINAYHQPGVEAGKKMAASILELQKQIMQTLQSASEPLDLATLAQKAGSPNEIEAIYKIVRHLEANRRGVIMSGDRANPGSLKVSAG
- a CDS encoding Na+/H+ antiporter, which gives rise to MSIESTVDLAIKQNLEQFLIVLSVSLSVATVSRIFSWVRKIPYTLLLVIVGLVLAFIDIRLVNLSPELILEIFLPPLLFEAAWNVRWRDLKENWFPITLFAIFGVIISVVGVAFALNQFTALSLMTALLVGASLSTTDPVSVVALFREVGAGKQLSVLMEGESLFNDGVAVVIFVLLVEIVQGTQDFSVETTLARFFTFAGIGVGMGCLVGFGISYLTQRLDLPLVEQSLTLVSAYGTYLITEELGGSGVIGVVTVGLILGNFGSRVGMNPRTRLLVSEFWEFLAFFVNSIVFLLIGDRIKISSLSDNLDLIFVAIAAVIVTRSIAIYGLASLSNWMANTKITLREQTVLWWAGLRGSVSIALALSVPATLIERQEIIETVFGVVLFTLLFQGLTTKFLLEKLELIGDRPLRQQYSELLARRVALKRVLDYLAKLDNSPGVDPELYRQEKELIKGQLETVEENIQKLQTQYAQLRSLDMEQLREQLLEIEADTYAEFIRAGRLNANIPPLLQEIWAKGQER